The Brassica napus cultivar Da-Ae chromosome C7, Da-Ae, whole genome shotgun sequence genomic interval TTCTTAAACAAATCCACAATAATGAGGTGAAGAACAAGTGATACTTCATCAAGAGAAGTAAATAGGTGATGCTTAAACCTTGATGTTGGAGATGAAAACAGGAGATTCCAGAAACGAAGTCGGACTCATCCCCGGAGGAATCGTTATGTCATTACACCTCGAGATCGGAAGCTTCGCCGGTGACATCAGCTTATACCTcgcacctcctcctcctcctgaaTTGTGCCTCGCCGTGGAATCTGCCGTCGGTGTGCAACCGACCTGAAACTCCTTCCGCTCATTGTCAGCTTGAGGGTTCATTTCAGCTAGAGAGGGGTTTTCAAGGGTGGTATAGAAGAAATGAAGGAAAGGAAAAAAGGGAAGCTCAGCTATGGCGGGTTGAGagctctctgtctctctctctctctcttacagTGAAGGAGACTTCCGACCGCTCTTTGGATTCATTGTTTTTGCctttttcattcttttcttatttattttgttaacctcttttttttctttattaatttcctttttcataTTAAACCAACAAATGTTGTAGAATTAACATTCTGGTTCGGCATCTCATATTCAGATATTTGAGTTAAATTTGGTTAATAATAATTTGGATTTATGTaaatttgtaactatttttaagatttattttggATTTGATATCGTTTTGATTAAAACAATACTTAGTTCGTATATTCTTTTACgaatttgatcaaaatatttatcaagttgaatatttcaattgtttttttagattttaaatatttattttggatgCTAGTTcaaaatttcagatatttatttGACTTCAAAAATTCCGATGTATTtaacattcatttttttttgttactcattcaaattatcatttaaattcGGCTGCAGATTATGCTTAACATTCAAAATATCGTTCAATTTAAATTggatacaaaattagttttttttttagttcggTTCAAATTTCAAATTCAGTTACAAAATCTCAAACCTAGAAATTGTAAACAATataaaccgaaaaaaaaaaatttacttatgGATTAGTCTAGACTTTCCATGTGTCTTGGATATCTCAAgtttaatcagaaaaaaaaaaatcccaaaactAAATTAGTATTTGAGATGCTAACTATAAGTTTTAGAGTGTTcaatataaaaagaattaaaaattaatCTGACTTATCGCTAGTGAAGTGTCAAAAGCAGTGCGGTAGGCGATTATCACATATCAACTCCCGCGAATCTTTACAACTCAACTTACTTTGGAATCTTCCGTGGACAATCTTGAGTAATTTCAGAACATTCACCAATGACCCTTGCTTTAACTCTCATCTCTTTTCTCCTCCGCATGAGATAGAAACGAATTGTACTTGTCTCCGAGATCTACACATTTGGTGATCTCCGACAAGTTTCTCTCGTCATTGGGCCAAAATGATGTCCTCACATGTACCTGAGAGCGAGGCTAACACCTTGTTGATAACCTCATAACTCTCTCTATCCAAGTAGAAATCGAGCGTTTCTCATTCCTCCatctaggcctgggcattttacccggatccaaagacccgaaccggaaccgatccgaaaatacAGGTTCGGGTCCGGATCCGGGTCCATGCTAAATACCTATTGgggtttttttttctggacCCGCGGGTCTcggttcgggtccgggtcctaCCCAAGACCCGTTCGGATACCCGAAGTACCCGcaaatatttgtatatactaggtatatttgggtgattgggtatatttttggtatttcagattttttttaaggTTTCAGGTTTGGATTTTCAAGTATAATTGTAGGTTTTTggtgaaattttagatttttagaaaatataatttgggtATTCGGGTAAAATTCGGGTATGTTTTGAGTTTTCGGGtctgattttggataaatttttggatatttttgcgGTTCTTAgggtatttttagagttttcggGTCCAGTTCGGGTACTTCGAATCTATTTCGGGTTCTAAATACCCAaaccgacccggatccgaaatATACCcgaaaattttgggtattttacaggtattgaaattatagacccgaaccgacccggacccgacaaGAACCGatccggaaccgacccgaaaagttATAGGTACCTATATGGATCTAAATTGCTAGGACTCGAAGAACCTTGACCCGATAATACCCGACCCGGATGCCGAGGCCTACCTCCATCCATACTAAGCTATTTGAATTGCTTAACTGGATCCAATTAACATGGCCCATTTCTAACATGAGCAATTGGGTCCAGTTAACACAATCGTTTATTTTTATCAGTAACACAACAATTAGACTTAAATCCAGAATGTTATGTTAaactattaatttatcaaattatcTTCCTGGGGATAGTGGTTTTGTTTGTCAACCATATCTATTATGTCATGTTTTACAAACCACTAGACTATATTCTTTTATCATGtataatttttacaatataTTAAGGCAGCATGAAAGTGGGTAAGACCTGCCTTTTTCGGTTACATGGACAAATTATATACACGCTTGAAATAGTTGGTTCTAGTAAAAAGTTTAAACAAATAGCTAAAAGAATTTTACAATTTGTTTATTTAGAACATAACTTCAAATGTAAAAACGGTGAAGTCATGCATGAAAATTGTCAAAGTTCAAAAAGGTGATGTCCTCACCATCATCATAACTTAGATCTGACCAAGAGTAAGGGTAGTTCCAATATCTTAGTTTTGTGTACGTAATTTTCAATGCTTTTAGTTCataatatatgcatatattgACTATAGAGGAATAGTGATATTATTACTCAAGTGCTGGTGACCATTTTAAGGAGTGTTCAGAAACAAAGTGATGAACAATTTGTAGTTTTCTATTTGATGACCgttaaatatcaaaaatatttaacggTTTGAGAATAATTTAAATTTCGACGTATGAAAGCATGGTCATGCAAAAactgttataagataaactcaATGGTTTTAAACACGTAAACTCATATAACCTTTTTACTGCAACTGATAATACCTTTCttatatgtaaaattactaaaacaaGTGTATTACTTTATGGTTCACTGGCCGTCTACATATAATTAatactaaatataaatattatagtgCAATCTTTGAGTACTCATAAGAACATTTAGACTTTTGCCTCCACACACGACAAGCTGTATACAGTCTATAGATCATATCTTCTCTGCCTTGTTGATTTGTTATTTAGTTTAggcatcatatatataatatacccACATAAGTGAACAAGAAAAACCCACATAACAGAATATCTTTCCCTTATTGGAAAAGATCAAATGTCAATATGATAGaatattaaaatagtaaaattgatgcaaaaatagtgttttaatttcttttagttGTAGGGCATATGATTCTTCTTtgcaatatattaaaagatatcgaTCAAGTAACTAATATTCACGAGTCTTGTATAATCAAAAATTCCTTACATGTCAATGTAGACATATCAAAAGGGTTTCACTAGATAAGTATATAAAAATCACATCATTTATTGTTGTTAACACgttttttatgttgtatttctctGAACATAGATTCAGTTCTAAAGTAACTTACATCAAAGTATATATGCATTATAAAGTATAACCTTAGTTTGTTTCTAAAGGAAGGAATAATGTGTAGATGTTTTGGTAACACACTACTCTTCATTTTTTCTAAGCGACTCTATAACTAAATTTAATCCCTTAAAAATTGGAAAATTATTAGTTTGATTGCTtctcataaataaattattagctGTCAAATAAACTATAGAGGATCAATATATTTATgggaaaatatagaaatataaaactaaagGAGCTATATCATCTTCCATCATCTGCCTCTCTTTAACAACCCAAAAATAAGATTCTTACAGAGATGCAAATCTCAAATCTTTCCCACCCTATTATTATATGTGACTGTTGTTTTACCATCTCTGGCCTGAGGAAAAAAGGAATCCTTCTTAATGAATTTCAAGTAATCAAAATCAATAACTTAAAAATCAAGAAAGCattacagaaaaataaaaataaaaaaagaaaagtttttaataagtttgagagagagagagagggaggccATCTTGATAAGAGAAGAAccctatagagagagagagagaaaaagaaagagtggATGTCTTATAGAATGAACAAAACATCCTCTGTTTCTCTTGTCCTTGTCCCTTTCTCCAGATCTTAAAAAGGTTCTCTCCACATTTTTCCATCATCTGGGTCCTCTCTCCAAGATGGTGAATTTCCTTCTCCACAAGTTCAAAtctaacgttttttttttttctttcatcttcttcctctgtctTTTGTCTGTTTGCTGTTCTTCATCTCATTGttcctctgttttcttcattCCTCTGTTTTGATTGGATGATGCTTTATTTGTTGATCCATTGTCAGATTTGAAAAGATGCTCAATTCCGATTTGATCGGGATTTAGATTTggattctgttttttttcagACAAAAGTAGATTTCCATGTTTCTCTGTCCGTAAATCTCAGAGCTTTGAGCTCTTTTAAGACACGATCCAAGATTTGTTCTGTTGTTAGATGAAATGAGAAACTGATCTGTGTGTTCTAAAGATCGGATTCATTGATTTGTTATTCGCAGGAGCAAAAGATGGAATCTGTATCGGATCTGGGGAAGCTCTTCATCGGCGGGATATCATGGGACACGGACGAAGAACGGCTTCGAGAGTATTTTAGCAAGTACGGTGATTTGATCGAGTCTGTGATCATGCGTGACCGTACCACGGGACGTGCACGTGGCTTTGGCTTCATCGTCTTTGCAGATCCTTCTGTTGCAGAGCGAGTCATCTTGGAGAAACACATCATCGATGGCCGCACGGTTAGTAAAAGTTCACATCCTTTCCTCTGATCATTGTTGTTGTCTCATAGATCTGTCTTTGTGTGTCCTAAAGTTGATGAGTCTTAGTGTTTAGATCAATGATTAAAGGATTGTAAGAgtccttcttttgttttgtcaGGTGGAGGCGAAGAAAGCTGTGCCACGTGACGACCAGCAAGTGCTGAAACGCCACGCGAGTCCAATGCACCTTATCTCCTCACCTAGCCAACACGGTGGCGGCAGCAATCGAACAAAGAAGATCTTCGTTGGTGGTTTACCGTCTAGCATCACCGAAGCCGAGTTCAAGAACTACTTTGATCAGTTCGGTACGATCGCAGACGTTGTGGTGATGTACGACCACAACACGCAGAGGCCACGTGGCTTTGGATTCATCACTTTTGATTCAGAGGAGTCTGTGGACATGGTTCTTCACAAGACGTTCCACGAGCTAAACGGCAAAATGGTCGAGGTCAAAAGAGCAGTGCCTAAGGAGCCTTCTTCCTCCTCAGCTCCTCTTGCTGCTAACCGAAGCCCACTTCTTGGTGGGTATGGTGGTAATAACTATGGAGTAGTAGTACCTAATAGGCCATCTGGTAATAATAGCTACTTCAATAGCTTTGCTCCTGGTTATAATAGTAACAACATAGGTCGGTTTAGTCCTATTGGTAGCGGGAGAAATGCTTTCTCTAATAACTTCGGTCTTGGTTTAAATCAAGAACTGAGCTTTGATGGAAACACTACTCTTGGGTTTAGCCGCATCCCTGGGAGCCAATACTTCAATAATGCTTCACCAAACCGTTACAACAACTCTCCAATAGGATTCAACAGAGGCGACTCTGCTTACAACCCGAGCAATAGAGACTTGCTGTGGGGAAACAGAACTGATTCTTCTGGTCCGGGTTGGAACTTGGGTGTCTCTGTTGGTAACAACAGAGGAAACTGGGGGCTTTCTGATGCTAATAGCTATGGGAGAAGCTTTGGGACAAGTTCTGGACTCTCTGCGTTACCATTCTCTGGtagtaacaacaacaacaatacaaACGGTTTTGATGGGTCTATGGGGGAAATGTACAGAGGGAACTCGGTTTACAGCGACTCAACGTGGCAGCAGACGATGCCTCATCAGTCTGCTAATGAGTTAGACGGCTTGTCTCGCTCTTACGGCTTTGGTTTTGACAATGTAGCCTCAGACCCGTCTGGCAATGCCTCTGAAGGTTATCCAAGAAGCTACAATGTGGGAGGAAATAGAGGTAGGTACACACACTCATCAGCATCTTAAAGGCTTTAAGCTTTGTTGATCTCATCTGATACattttgatttaacattttccAGGTATTGAAGCATAGAGAAAAGcaaatatcttcaaaactttCATCACAGtgagtttctgttttttttttagcatcacaaaaagagttttatttctgtttttaaattcTTACATAAAGAGAAGATCAGATTGGGTAGCTGCAAAGATACAAAAGATGTGGATGATAAAAGAGAGATTTGAGGTGTAATAACTAGAGAGATCGTTGATTCTCGATCACTATTCTTTAGATTTCTCCAAAAGATTCTTCCATGTTGTGTGCTCTTGTTTGTAACTCTAATTgttaatgtttctttttttttcttacagattttttttttgatctttgGTTTAAACTTTTGTTTCGAATTGTTTATGAGAAAGTTGTGatttttctattaaaacatTGTGCAAAAGGGCTCCAAAGTGATTACTTTTTCATGTATTGATTCATCTTTTGCTTTGATTTTGAGGATTCAAATACGGATTAACGAACTCAATTTGGACtaaaataaacagaaaaaatactaagagaaagaagaacaataCCGTATCCAAACAGGAGTTTGTACTTTTCTTGTTTTAGTTGTTTTTGTCAGGAGAACACAGTTTGGTTGTTTGGCATTAATGTTAGATCGTTGCTGGATGCTGCACCGGTCTTGCTCTTAGTTTCCCTGGTAATCCAAACCCATTGGATGtactaaaatcatatatatattacaagaCACAAGGCCAGACTTTTAGAATGGATATTACATGTTTTTGGATGTTTTTTGTTTATGCCTGAGGCGTTGTTTCATAAAATCATTACGGGCTTGCTTTAGTACGAGCTCCCCTCAGGCAAAAATAGATTTGTAAAACTATTGTGCTACAACTGCTCGCTTAGCATGCGAGAGGTACGGGGATCGATACCCCGCatctccatttctttctttatttttttctctcgcTCATGGGCTTATAGAGAAATGTCtgcttttaaaaattcaatacaTAAGCATGATTTGATTAGGAGCGGTTGGGATGATCAAAAACATTCAATATGTTTGATAACTACCTTCTGCAAGAATGATGATTCTGATGGAGTAGCTCAAGTGTTAAGGGAAATGGTCAAAAGATCAGCTCATCTACGGAAAGACCAACTTGTGAAACAGTTGTTCCAGGAGATGGAAGCAAAAAAAGATtaacacaaaaaataatttctttttgttcagTGCAGTAAGAAATTTGATATTACATGAATACAAATATTGTAGATATTACAAGACACAAGGCAATAGTAGTAAGAGTATATGTTACAACAACAAATGAATCTGAGGGAAAGTTACACTCCAAGAATTTCCTGCTCTTTTTAGGACAGAACTAGAATATAAACATGAGAAAACATTATGGTTCCGGATGTTAATTAGATCTGAAATTGTCCACAACCAGTGAAAATCTTATAAAGATGTGTGATCAAGGGTTTGATCACAGAAGTAGAAGAGAAGCAATAGCATTGGAAAAACAGAAAAGGAGAAGAGAtagggggggggtggggggggggggggggggggggggggggggggggggggggggggggggggggggggggggggtggggggggggggggggggggggtgggggggtgggggggggggggggggggggggggggaggggggggggggggggggggggggggggggtggggggggggggggggggggggggggggggggggggggggggggggggggggggggggggggggggtggggggggggggggggggggggggggggaggggggggggtgggggggggggggggggggggggggggggggtggggtggggggggggggggggggggggggggggggggggggggggggggggggggggggggggggggggggggggggggggggggggggggggggggggggggggggggggggggggggggggtgggaggggggggggggggggggggggggggggggggggggggtgggggggggtggggggggggggggggggggggggggggggggggggggtggggggggggggggggggggggggggggggggggggggggggggggggtgggggtggggggtgggggggggggggggggggggggggggggggggggggggggggggggggggggggggggggggggggggggggggggggggggggggggggtgggggggggggggggggggggggggggggggggggggggggggggggtgggggggggggggggggggggtggggggggtgtggggggggggggggggtgggggggggggggggggggggggggggtgggggggtgggggggggtggggggggggggggggggggggggggg includes:
- the LOC106409351 gene encoding heterogeneous nuclear ribonucleoprotein 1, which translates into the protein MEQKMESVSDLGKLFIGGISWDTDEERLREYFSKYGDLIESVIMRDRTTGRARGFGFIVFADPSVAERVILEKHIIDGRTVEAKKAVPRDDQQVLKRHASPMHLISSPSQHGGGSNRTKKIFVGGLPSSITEAEFKNYFDQFGTIADVVVMYDHNTQRPRGFGFITFDSEESVDMVLHKTFHELNGKMVEVKRAVPKEPSSSSAPLAANRSPLLGGYGGNNYGVVVPNRPSGNNSYFNSFAPGYNSNNIGRFSPIGSGRNAFSNNFGLGLNQELSFDGNTTLGFSRIPGSQYFNNASPNRYNNSPIGFNRGDSAYNPSNRDLLWGNRTDSSGPGWNLGVSVGNNRGNWGLSDANSYGRSFGTSSGLSALPFSGSNNNNNTNGFDGSMGEMYRGNSVYSDSTWQQTMPHQSANELDGLSRSYGFGFDNVASDPSGNASEGYPRSYNVGGNRGIEA
- the LOC125590112 gene encoding basic proline-rich protein-like, whose product is PPPPPPPPPPPPPPPPPPPPPPPPHPPPPPPPPPPPPPPPPPPPPPPPPPPPPPPPPPPPPPPTPPPPPPPTPPPPPPPPPPPPPPPPPPPPPPLPPPPPPPPPPPPPPPPPPPPPPPPPPPPPPPPPPPPPPPPPPPPPPPPPPPPPPPPPPPPPPPPPPPPPPPPPPPPPPPPPPHPPPPPPPPPPPPPPPAPPPPPPPPPPPTPPPPPPPPPPPPPPPPPPPPPPPPPPPPPPPPPPPPPPPPHPPPPPPPPPPPPPPTPPPPPPPPPPPTPPPPPHPPHPPPPPPPPPPPPPPPPPPPPPPPPPPPPPPPPPPPPPPPPPPPPPPPPPPPPPHPPPPPPPPPPPPPPPPPPPPTPPPPPPPPPPPPTPPHPPPPPPPPPPPPLPPPPPPPPPPPPPPPPPPPPPPPPPPPPPPPPPPPPPPPPHPTPPPPPPPPPPPPPLPPPPPPPPPTPPPPPPPPPPPPPPPPPPPPPHPPPPPPPPPPPPPPPPPPPTPPPPPPPPPHPPPPPP